The segment TGATCTACCAAGCCGGCTCCTCCGAACGGGGCCGGGAGTTCGCGGCGAGGAACGCCGAGGCCGTCTTCACCAGCCAGCCCACCGAGGAAGGGGTGAGGAGATACATGGACGACATGCGCGAACGCGCCGCTGAGCACGGCCGCGACCCCGACTCGCTGGACGTCGTCATGGGGCTCGTTCCGATCGTCGGCGAGTCGAGCGCGATCGCCGAGGCGAAACGCGAGAGCTACGAGGAGGCGATCGACGTCGAGGCGACGCTCGCCCTCCTCAGCGGATTCATGGACATGGACCTCTCGGAGCTCGACCCCGATCGGAAGCTCGAACACATCGAGACCGAGGCGATCCAGGGTGCGGTAAACGCCTTCACGAAGGCGGATCCCGACCGCGAGTGGACCGTCGGCGAGATGGCCCGGTTCGCGGGACTGGGCTCGACCTCCCCCGTGGTCGTCGGCACGCCCGAGGAGGTCGCCGACGCGTTCGAGTACTGGTTCCGCGAGGTGGGCGTCGACGGCTTCAACGTCAAGGAGGTGGTACGGCCGGCGACGCTTCGGGACTTCGTCGACCTCGTCGTCCCCGAGCTACGCGAGCGAGGGTTGGTTCGCGAGTCCTACGAGGACGGGACGCTTCGCGAGCGCCTGAGCGGTCGCTCCCGCCTCGCCGACGATCATCCCGGCAGGCGCGAGGCGTTAGAGGAGATGTCCGAGTAGGTGACTCGGTCGTCGAGTTCGGTGCGGTGAAGCGAGTCGACCTACAGCCTGGCCGCCATCATCACTTCGTCGACGTACTCGCCGTCGATCTTGTAGTGGCCCTCGCGGACGGCCTCGACCTCCCAGTCGTGCCCCTCGAGGAACTCGATGGCCGCCTCGTTGGTCGAGGGGATGCTCTGGTAGACCCGTTCGTAGCCCTGCGAGGCCGCCCACTCCAGGCCGCGCTCGAGCAGGTGGCCGCCGAGGCCGTGGCCGCGGTACTCCTCGAGGACGCCCGTCGTCAGCTCCGCGGTGTGCGAGAGCTTCTCGATCTCCGGCGACTGGAGGTGCGTCCAGCCGACGACCTCGTCGTTGACCGTCGCGACGAAGAACACCCGCGACTCGACGTCGTCCCGCCGGAGCAGTTCGCCCTCGTGATCGAGCTCCTGGGCGACCGACTCCGCGACGATGTAGGTGCGCTTCTCCGCGACCTGTCGAAGGACGCCGAGGATCCCCGAGAGGTCGGCCTGGCGGGCGGGCCGGACGTGGAACTCGATGCCATCGCGGGTGAACTCCTCCTCCTCGCCTTCGAGCTCGGGAACGACCTGGAGCCCGCCGCCGAGCGCCTCCTCGAGCAGGCCGTTTCGCTTCATGATCGCGACGTGGTGGCGGAAACCGCCGGGATCCTGCGGGAACACCGCCTGCTGGGTTTCCTCGTAGCCGGCGGGTCCGTGTTCCTTGACGTACTCGTAGATGCGTTCGCGGTCGCTGTGGTCGAGGTCCGGCTGCTGTTGGGCGTTCATGGTACCGTGATACCACACCACGCATCAATAATCTTGCGTCGCGACCTATCGCCGCGCCGGCACGTGCGTGAGCAGCTGTGCCGTGTCGCGGACGTTGTGGGTGTCGACGAACAGCTCGGCGGCCTCGCGGACGGCGAACGCCGCCTTGATCTCGACGCCGTAACACCGGGCGTAGAGCTCGAGCCAGGCGTTGAGCGCGCGTTCGAGCGCGTCGTGCTCCGCCTGCGAGAGACGCTCGCCGTTCGAGCGAACCTCGATGTAGCGCTCGAGCACCGGCCACAGCCCCTCGCGGAGGTACGCTAGCGCTCGATCGTCGGGATCGGCGGGCGCCTCGAACGTCCGCCGTTCCTCGCGGGCGCGTTCGAGGAGCGCGTCGACGTCGCCCCTGTCAGGATCCGTACCCGGACTGCTCATCCCTTGCGGAACTCGACGCCCTTGCCGCCCCGTGGATGTTCCCACTTCGTGTCGGCGACGATCGCACAGGTACCGCATTCGACACAGGGCTGGGTGTCGAGGCTGACCAGGCGTTCCTCGTTGCCGTTGGTCTGCACGACCTCGTCGCGGTAGCAACCGCCGCCGAAGTCCCGCGCGCTGACCGGACACGCCGTCACCGCGGCGCCGCTGGCCTCGTAGGACTCGTCGAGCAGCTCGATGTGTGGGTTGCCGACGTCGGTGTCGTAGGTGAGCTCGCCGATCCGGTCGGCGAGGCTCGGCGGCTCGATCTCGTTCGTTCCCTCGACCGGTTCGCCGAGCTCCTCGGCGATCGCGCCCGGCAGCGTCACGTACGGTGTCGCGGTGTCGGGCACCATCATCGAGAGATACGGCGAGCTGTAGAGCCGTTCGAGTCCGTTCGCCCGCGAGAGCGCGCGGATGCCCAGGCGACCGACCGAGGACTCGACGAGGCGGTCGGTGAGCCTCGAGGCCGGCCCGCTCCCGCCGAGCGCGTTCGCGGCGTCGTAGCGCCTGGGCCGGAGCTTCGCCATCACGCCCTCGTCGTCCAGGCGTGCGGCGTAGCGCTCGCCCGCCGTGTGGGGCTCGCCGCGGAGCTTCGCCTCGACGAACGCCTCGGCGGCGAGCGCGCCCGCCGTCACGGCGTGGTTCATCCCCTTGATGATCGGCCCCTGAGCCTGCATCTGGCCGGCTGCGTCGCCGACGAGGACGAGTCGGTCCTCATGCGGCGCGCGGTGGGCGACCTTCTTCGAGTCGGGCACCAGCTTCGCGCTGTACTCGCGCTCGTGGTACTCCTCGTCGAGCCACTGACCCAGCAGCGGGTGGGTGAGCAGCGCGTCGAGCAGCTCGTGGGGTTCGGCCTCCTCGGCCACCAGCGAGTCGAGGTGGAAGACCGTCCCGATCGACAGCGAGTCCTCGTTCGTGTAGAGGAAGCCCCCGCCGCGGACGTCCGAGAAGAGGTCGCCCGAGAACAGGTGGGCCTCGCCCTCCTCGGGGCTGATATCGAAGCGCTCGTCGACGTCGGGCAGGTCGACGACGGCCTTCACTCCCTGGAACCACTGTTCGGGCTCCTCCCAGTCCATCAGTCCGGCGTCGCGCGCGAGTTCGCTGTTGACGCCGTCGGCCGCGACGATCAGATCCGCACGAATGGGATCGAGTTCGTCGCAGGTGACGCCGACGATCTCCCCGTCTGCTCGCGGGCTCTGCCCGCTCGCACGGTCCGAGGGACGCACGATGCGCCCCTCGCTATCCTCCCGGAGCAGGCCGTTGACCCGGACCTCGGTCAGCAGGCCGCCGCCGGTTTCCCGGGTCATCTCGTGGACGCGCCGCGCGAGCCACGAGTCCATCCTCCGGCGGAGCACGGCGTCGGACCACTCGGTGTCGTGCTCGTGAAGGTCGGTGATGTCGAACGTCTTCACCTTCTCGCCCGCGACGTTGTGGAGGTAGTAGTCGGTTATCGGGCGTTCGGCGGCCTCCTCGCGAAAGTCGGGGAACAGCCCGTCGATCGTGTACGGTGCGGACTCCTCGGCGTAGAGCAGCCCGCCCGAGACGTTCTTCGAGCCGGCATCGACGCCGCGTTCGAGCACCAGCGTCTCGACGCCGTTTCTCGCGAGCGTCGCCGCCGCGGCCGCGCCGCCGGGCCCGCAACCGACGACGACCGCCTCGTAGTGTTCGTACTCCTCGGCGTCCTCACTCACGTCGGTCGCCTCGCCGCGGTCGAGCGCCTCGGCCGGCGCGTCCTCGGTCTTGTCCTGCGGGCCGGTATCGCTCACGTCGTTCGCGTTCGTCATCAGTTCTCACCTCCTCGTCCGTCCGCGACCGCCTGGAGCTCGAGTTCGCCGCGTTCTACCGCCTCGGTCAGCTTCGGCAGCACCTCGAAGAGGTCGCCTTCGATGAAGTAGTCGGAGAAGTCACGGATGTCGGCCTCGGGGTCGGTGTTGATCGAGACGATGGTGTCGGACTCGTCCATCCCGACCTTGTGCTGGATCGCGCCGCTGATCCCGGCGGCGATGTAGACGTCGGGTTCGACGACCTGCCCGGTCTCGCCGATCTGGCGCTCCTCCTTCGTGTACTGCTCGACGTGGCCCTCGAACTGATACGAGGAGGTGACGATCCCGCGGGTGATGCCGAGGTCGGCGTCGTCGAACGCGTCGACCAGGTCGAGGCCGAGTTCGACCCCCTGCGTGGGATCGTCGCCGATGCCGCGTCCCAGTGCGACGATCACCTCCCGTCCGGTGAGGTCGACGCCGCCCTCGAGGCGGTCGTGATCCTCGACCGTCACGCGGAACCAGTCCGAGGAGAGCGTCGCGTCGAACTCGACCACCTCGCCCTCGCGCTCGGGGTCGGGTTCGGGCATCTCGAAGCTGCCCGGGATCACCGATGCCCCCTGCGGGTGGAACTCCCGGTCGGGCGCGTCGAGACAGAGGATGGTGGAGTACTCGAACCCCGAGAAGTCGGGTCGTTTCATGTGGAGGACGCGCTCGAACTCCTTCTTGTCGCCCGCTTCGCCGGTCTTCGCCGGATTGGAGATCACGGTCTTCTCGATGTAGAGACCGGAGCAGTCGCTCGCGAGCCCGGAGTCGAGTTCTCCCTGTACCTGCGCCGAGAGGTCGCGACCGTTGTTCGTCGCCGGGAAGAGCGCGTAGCGGGGCTCGTCGTACGGCTGCTCGTCGGCGTCCTCGTCGCCCTCGATCGTCTTCCAGTCGGCGTCCGCGTCGTCCCCGTGGTTCGGCGATCCGGCGCGCGCCATCTCGCAGAACACCTCGGTGTAGGGCTTGTGGTAGAAGCGCTCCAGCCGGGGGTCCTCGGTATAGACCGCGACGTCCGCGCCGTAGGCGATCGTCTCCTCCGCGATCCCCTCGGCCTCGTCGCCGATCACGACCGCGACGACGCGTTCGGCCTCGTCGTACTCGTCGTTGTACTCGTCCATCAGCTCGCGGGCCTTCCCGAGCATCTCCCGCGAGACGTCGATCAGCTCGCCGCGCTGGGTCTCACAGTAGACCCACATGTCGCGGTAGACGCCGTCCGTGAGCGCGGAGACGTACTGCTTGTCCGCGGTAGGGTGGTCGAGGTCGGGGTGTTTCTCCTCGGGCGAGAGCCGTTCTCGCTCCTCGCCCTCCTCGCTGCCCCGGACCGAGTCGAGCTGCTGTTCGATAAGCCGTTTGGCGGTCTTTCGGTCCTGGCCCTTCTTCTCCTCCTCGAGCAGCACCTCCAGTTCGTCGACGTCGTCGACCTTCCGGATCAGATTGCCCAGCTCCGCGACGGTGTGCGCCGAGGGGTCGACCTCGCCGGCGTCCTCCTCCTCGTCCTCGGCCTCGACCCTCTCGATCCGGCTGACCAGCAGCGTCTTCACGTCCTCGCGGTTGGGTCCGCCCTCCTCGAGTTCGAGCATCTCCTCGAGCTCGTCGAGCTCCTCTACTTCCCGCACCTTTGGGCCGAGCTCCGCGATCTCGTACTCTCGCGGATCGAGATCGACCACGTTCAGTCACCCCCCGCGGCCGCCCGGCCGCCCTCGGCGTACGGAAGCAGCTCGTCGAGCACCTCCCCCATCCTCGACTCGTCGTCCGGCTCGACCATCGTCGCCTCGCGCTCGGAGGGGGGTTTCGGGATCGGGTCGACGCCCGAGACGATCGTCGGCGAGCCGTCGAGCCCGATGTAGTCGGGATCGAGGTTCAGGTCCGCGTGGTCCCAGGTCGTGAGGTGGTCCTCGTGGGACTTCGCGCGCTCGGTCGTCTCCTCGCGGAGGTCCTTGTGGGTGAGACGGTGCTCGGCTCGACGGTAGACGGGCTCGAACTCGGGGTCGGTGACGATCACCGCCGGAAGCGGCGCCTCGACGGTCTCGATCTCCTCGATGTCCCCCTCGACGAGCCGTTTCGCCCGGACGGTGCGTTCCTCCTCGTCGACGTCATCAGAACTCCGCGAGTTCTGATTGCCAGTCGAGGTTCCCTCGACGACGTCGAGCGCGATGACGTGCGTGAGGATCGGCCAGTCGAGACACCAGCAGGCCTGCGGCCCGGTGTGGCCGGTCTCGCCGTCGGCGGTCTTGAACCCCGCGAAGACGAGGTCGGGCTGCTCGCGCTGCTCGGCGACCTTCTCGATCCCGGTCGCGAGCGTGATCGCCGTCGCCCAGGTGTCCGCGGCGGCCATCTCCCGGTCGGAGAGGAGGTAGAGCTCGTCGGCGTAGACCGAGCGCATCGCCTCCTGGAGGATCTCGCCGTAGCCCGGCGGGCCCATGCTCATCACCGCCGCGGTACCGCCGTGTCTGACCTTCGTCTGGAGGGCCGCCCGCAGCGCGAACTCGTCGTTCGGGTTCATCACCGTCGGCGTCTTCCCGCGCTCGAGGTGGCCGTCCTCGTCGAACGAGACCGCGCCCTCGCTGAAGTCCGGTACGCCCTTCGTTAGCGTGATCGTGTACATCGATGTCGTGTTTTGGTGGTGTTGGTGTTCTGGCGTGCTGTCGTGGGGCGGTTCGTCCTCAGCTGCGTCCCGCGCGGCCGGCGTCGACGTCGATGGCGTCGACCGGGCAGACGTCGACGCAGAGCATGCAGTCGATGCACTGGGCCTCGTTCGTCGGATCCGCCTTGATCTCGCTCTCGGAGTGGTCCGGCGTGTCGACCCACTCGAAGACGTCGACCGGGCAGTCCTCCAGACACGCACCGTCGGCGATGCAGATGTCGAAGTCCACGGCGACGTGCGTACCGTGGATTCCTAGCTGCTCTGGCTCGTCGACCGGGCCCCAGACGTCGTGGCCTCGATGGGTGTCTACCTTCTCTCGGTTCTGTTCGAACGAGGAGTCAATGGGCATTGCTATCTGTTTCCATAATCGGGGCCGACTTAAATCGCTCGCCGAACCTCATCATTCATCGTCAGATACGGTCCCGTCGTCGACTTCTCGCTCGGTCGGACGGCCGTCGCGGCGACGCACTCCTCGGCGATCGTCGGCCGACCTACTGGGGCGAGCCGTCGGGATCGGGCTCGGAGGGCATGACTCCGGTCTGGACCTCACCGCGGGCACGGATCGTCCCGTCGACCACGGCATCGCGGGCGAGTTCGAGGTGCTCACAGGAGATGTCGCCCCAGACCCGGGCGCCGTCGGCGACGGTGACGGTGCCGCTCCGGGTGGTCACGTCGCCGTGGACGACGGTCCCCGCCGCGACGTCGATGTCGCCCCTGGCGCGGAGGCTGCCGAAGATCTCCGTCTCCTCGTCGACCGTGACCGACTCCGCGCGGATGTTGCCGTGGAGCCGGCAGTCCCGCCCGATGCGGGCGGGCGCCGACACTCGCCAGGCGTCGTCGGAGACGGTCGCCCCCTGCGGAACGGTGAGCGGGTCGGACTCGTCGTCCTCGTCGAACAGCTCCTCGACGAGCTCGCCGGCGGCGTCGTCCTCGCCGATCCGGAGCAGGTGCGTGAGGTACATGAAGAGGAAGACGATCGTCGGCATCGGGTTGCGGATGACGATCCAGCCGCTGGCCTCGAACCCCTCGGCGATCTGGACGTCGTCGCCGATGTCGAGGTCGCCGCCGACGACCAGCCGTCCGTCGATCTCGACGCGCTCGCCGAGGTAGGCGTCGCCGCCGACGAGTACGTCGTCCGCGACGGTACACCAGGTGTCCAGCCGGCAGTCGCCCTCCGCCTCGATGTGGCCGCCGAAGCGGGTGCGCTCGCCGGCGACCACGTTCCGTCCACGAACGCCGAACTCGATCGTACTCTGGCCGCCGACGAGGACGTCGCCGTCGACCACCAGGTCGTGTTCCTCGACGACGGTTCCGGCGGGGATCGCGAGCTCCGAGAGAGGGTCCGGTCGGAGTGACACGATCACCTCTGAGCGACCCTCCTGCATAAACTTCCCGTGCTCGTCCGCCGCGCGTCGGACGATACCGTCTTGTTCCGGGAGGTCCTCGCCCGAACCATGACGACGCTATCGATCGACGGTGAGGGCGTCGACGTAGTCTACGAGGGAACCGAGTTCCGTCTCGAACGCGAACTGATCGAGGAGGCCACACAGAAGCGTTACTGGGACGTCACCGACCACGAGATCCTGCAGATGGTCGAGAAGGACCCTGCCCTGCGCGGCGAGCCTCGACGGGTCGGCGACATCGTCCAGTAGAGTTTAACCGATCCCTCACGACCGTCGACTATGGACCTCGCGACGTTCGACCACCCCGTCTGGCGCACCGTCGGCGGCACCCTGCTCGGCTACGGTATCGTCCTGCTCGTGATGACGCTGGTGCTGTTCCTCCTTCCCTACGCCGTCTTCGCGCTCTGAGCTGCGGCTCGGCGAACGATCGACACGGAGAACGGCAGAACGAGGCGTGGCCGGGAGGTTACGCGAACGTCTTCGAGACGTCCTCGTCCTCGTCCTCGGCCTGGATCTTCTCCCAGGCGGCCTCGAAGTCGGCCATCCGGACCTCGGTGCGGTCGTCGCGGATCGCGAACATGCCGGCCTCGGTGCAGATCGCCTTGATGTCCGCGCCGCTGGCCTCCTCGGCCTCGTCGGCGAGCGACTCGAAGTCGACGTCGTCGGCGACGTTCATGTTGCGGGTGTGGATCTCGAAGATGAGCTTGCGACCCTCCTCGTCGGGCTTGGGCACCTCGATGAGTCGGTCGAACCGACCCGGCCGGAGGATCGCACGATCGAGCATGTCGAAGCGGTTGGTGGCGGCGATGATGCGGATCTCGCCGCGGTCCTCGAAGCCGTCCATCTCCGAGAGGAGCTGCATCATGGTACGCTGGACCTCGGCGTCGCCCGAGGTCTTCGACTCCGTTCGCTTCGAGGCGATCGCGTCGATCTCGTCGATGAACAGCACCGCGGGTTCGTGGGCACGGGCGACCTCGAAGAGGTCACGAACCAGCTTCGCGCCCTCGCCGATGAACTTGTGGACGAGCTCGGAGCCGGCCATCTTGATGAAGGTGGCGTCGGTCTCGTTGGCGACGGCCTTCGCGAGCATCGTCTTGCCGGTGCCCGGCGGGCCGTGCAGCAGGACGCCGCTCGGCGGGTCGATCCCGACCTTCTCGAAGGCGTCGGGCTTGAGAAGCGGCATCTCGACGGTCTCGCGCACCTCGTTCATCTGTTCGTCGAGCCCGCCGATGTCGGCGTAGGTGACGTCGGGGCTCTCCTCGACCTGCATCACGCGGGCGCGCACGTCGGTCTCGCTGTCGAGGGTCTTGACGATCGACAGCGAGTTGTTGACCGCGACCCGGCTGTCGGGCTCGATCTCGGCGCGCATCTCCTCGGTGACCTCGGTGAGCGCCTCCTGGTTGTTGCCGTGCTGTTTGATGATGACGCCCTCGTCGGTGAGCTCCTGGACGGTGGCGACGAACAGCGGAGACTGCTTGAGCTTCTTGTTCTCGTGGGTCAGCCGCTCGAGCTTCTGCTGGTACTTGTTGTTCTCGGCGTTCGCGTCGAGCAGCTTGTCGCGCATCTCCTCGTTCTGGTCCTCGAGGACCGTGAGGCGCTCGCGCAACGACTCGATCTTCTCCTGCTTGGAGGTGTCCTCCTCGTATGGCAGGTCGATGTCCTCTACCGTGTCGGTCATTGCGACGTTGTAGGTCGCTGGTTCATAAGAGGTTTCGGGTCGACCCAACCGGACGGCCCATTCCTAAGGGTAATAATCACAAACAGGAAATATTATCACGCTGTATTCGCTATCGATCGGTAATGAGTGCACCAGAGGCGGTGTCGACGGAGCGGACGGACGAGACGGGCTGGGAGGCGGTCCGGGAGCTGCCCCCGAGCGCGAAGCTCGTCGCGAAGGTGCTCGAGTACAACGAGACGCTGACCCAGAGCCAGCTCGCCGAGGAGACGCTGCTTCCTCCACGAACCGTTCGCTACGCGCTGAACCGGCTCGAGGAGGTCGACGTCGTCGAGTCGCGGTTCTCCTTCTCCGACGCCCGCAAACGGCTCTATACGCTCTCGATCGACTCGCGCTGAGCCCCCGGTTCGTGCCCCTCGCTTCGCGGCTCGTCCGCCGAGTTTCGTTCGGACGACGCCTCCACTGAGCTTATACGCGCCCCGCGCGAACGGCGGGACATGACGCGGGTCATCCACACGGGCGACACCCATATCGGGTATCGCCAGTACCACTCGGCCGAGCGACGGGCCGACTTCCTCTCCGCCTTCGAACGCGTGATCGAGGACGCGATCGACGCCGAGGTCGACGCCGTCGTTCACGCGGGCGACCTCTTTCACGACCGTCGTCCCGACCTCGGAGACCTGCTGGGCACGCTCGACGCCCTCCGGACGCTCGATGACGCCGGGATCCCCTTCCTGGCGGTCGTCGGCAACCACGAGGGAACCCGGGAGGGCCAGTGGCTCGACCTGTTCGAACGTCTCGGGCTCGCCACCCGGCTCGACGACTCGGGCACCGAGATCGGCGAGACCACGTTCTACGGGCTGGATCACGTCCCGCAGTCCCGGCGCGAGGAGCTCGAGTACGCGTTCGAGCCGCCGAACACCGAACACGCCGCGCTGGTCACCCACGGGCTGTTCGAACCCTTCGCCTACGCCGACTGGGACACCGAGGAGCTGCTCGAACGCTCCTCCGTGGCGTTCGACGCGATGCTGCTCGGCGACAACCACCACCCCGACCGCGCGCAGGTCGGGGAGACGTGGGTCACCTACTGCGGTTCGACCGAACGAACGAGCGCCGCGGAACGCGACGACCGGGGCTACAACCTCGTCACCTTCGGTTCCGAGGACGGATCGACGGGCGACGACGTCCACATCACCCGTCGCGGCCTCCCCACCCGCGAGTTCGTCTTCGTCGACGTCGAACTCGGCGAGGGCAAGGGCGCAGAACGCGTCCTCGAGCGGGTCGGTCAGCACGACCTCGCGGACCGGGTCGTCGTCGTCACCGTCGAGGGCGAGGGGAACGCGATCACGCCCGCCGACGTCGAGTCGTTCGCTCGCGACCGCGGCGCGCTGATCGCTCGGGTGAACGACGCCCGCGAGATCGAGGCCGAGGGCGACGTGACCGTGAGCTTCGCGGACCCAGACGCGGCGGTCCGGGAGTCGATCCGCGATCTGGGGTTGAGCGAGGCCGCGAGCGACATCGACGAGACCGTCCGCGCGAGCAAGGTCGCCGACTCGAACGTCCGCGAGACGGTCGAGGAGCGGGTCCGGACCCTGCTCGAGGAGGATCCCGACGCCTTCGACGGTGGAGAGATCGGACCGTCCGAGGACGAGACGGCGGCCGACGAGCCGGCCGATCCCGACGGGACCGGAACCGACGTCGCCGAAACCACCGAGGTCGCGGAGGACGCCGCCACCGACGGCATCGAGAACGCGAACGTCGGGACCGTCGACGCCGAAACCGCGGAGAACGCCGACGACGACGGCGTCCACGACGTCGAGGCGGCGGAGGTCGCGGAGGGGCCCGGCGGCACGGGCGACGGCCAGTCCTCGATGGAGGAGTACCTGTGAGGTTCGAGCGCCTCCGCCTCGAGAACTTCAAGCCCTACGGCGAGACCGACCTACACCTGGATCGGGGCGTGACGGTGATTCACGGGATCAACGGCAGCGGGAAGTCCTCGCTGCTCGAGGCGTGTTTCTTCGCGCTCTACGGCGCCTCGGCGCTGGAGGGCACGCTAGAGGACGCCATCCGAAACGGCGCCGAGGACGCCGAGATCGAGCTATGGTTCGCCCACGACGGCGAGTCCTACCGGATCGAGCGGCGCCTGCGGCTGTCGGGCGAGCGTGCCCAGACCGCGAAATGCGTCCTCGAGACGCCCGACGGGACCGTCGACGGCGCCCGCGACGTCGAGGCGTTCGTCGAGGATCTCCTGCGAATGGACGCCGACGCGTTCGTCAACTGCGCCTACGTTCGCCAGGGCGAGGTGAACAAGCTGATCCACGCGACGCCGGGCGAGCGCCAGGACATGATCGACGACCTGCTCCAACTCGGCCGTCTCGAGGAGTACCGCGAGCGCGTCAGCGAGGCCCGGCTGGGCGTCAGCGACGTCCGCTCGGACGTCCAGGGGCGGCTCCACGAGCTCGACTCCCAGATCGAGGAGAAGGAGGAGCGCGACCTCCCGGCCACGCTCAACGAGCTCGAGAGCGCGCTCAACGAGGTTCGAGCGGAGATCGAACGCTTCGAGACGAACGAGGAGAACGCCGAACGCGCTCGCGAGGAGGCGATCGAGACCCTCGAGGAGAGCGAGGAGACCCGCGAGGAGCTCTCGGAACTCGAGGAGTCGATCGAGGAGCTCCGCGGGACGATCTCCGGGACCGAGGACGACCGCGAGCGACTGGGCGAGCGCCTTCGAGAGCTACGCGAGCGGATCTCGGAGCTCGAGTCGACCCGCGACGAACGGCGAGCGGAGACCTCCCTCGAGCCGGGCGCCGACGCCGCCGCGGTCGATGAGCGCCTCGACGCGCTCGAGGACGACCACGAGGAGCTTCGCGAGTCGATCCGCGAGCGAAGCGTCGAGAAACAGCGCGCGTCGACGGAGGCGGACTCGCGGGCCGAACGGGCCGAGGAGCTCGACTCGCGGGCCGAAC is part of the Halalkalicoccus sp. CG83 genome and harbors:
- the mre11 gene encoding DNA double-strand break repair protein Mre11; the protein is MTRVIHTGDTHIGYRQYHSAERRADFLSAFERVIEDAIDAEVDAVVHAGDLFHDRRPDLGDLLGTLDALRTLDDAGIPFLAVVGNHEGTREGQWLDLFERLGLATRLDDSGTEIGETTFYGLDHVPQSRREELEYAFEPPNTEHAALVTHGLFEPFAYADWDTEELLERSSVAFDAMLLGDNHHPDRAQVGETWVTYCGSTERTSAAERDDRGYNLVTFGSEDGSTGDDVHITRRGLPTREFVFVDVELGEGKGAERVLERVGQHDLADRVVVVTVEGEGNAITPADVESFARDRGALIARVNDAREIEAEGDVTVSFADPDAAVRESIRDLGLSEAASDIDETVRASKVADSNVRETVEERVRTLLEEDPDAFDGGEIGPSEDETAADEPADPDGTGTDVAETTEVAEDAATDGIENANVGTVDAETAENADDDGVHDVEAAEVAEGPGGTGDGQSSMEEYL
- a CDS encoding MarR family transcriptional regulator; this translates as MSAPEAVSTERTDETGWEAVRELPPSAKLVAKVLEYNETLTQSQLAEETLLPPRTVRYALNRLEEVDVVESRFSFSDARKRLYTLSIDSR
- the pan1 gene encoding proteasome-activating nucleotidase Pan1, translated to MTDTVEDIDLPYEEDTSKQEKIESLRERLTVLEDQNEEMRDKLLDANAENNKYQQKLERLTHENKKLKQSPLFVATVQELTDEGVIIKQHGNNQEALTEVTEEMRAEIEPDSRVAVNNSLSIVKTLDSETDVRARVMQVEESPDVTYADIGGLDEQMNEVRETVEMPLLKPDAFEKVGIDPPSGVLLHGPPGTGKTMLAKAVANETDATFIKMAGSELVHKFIGEGAKLVRDLFEVARAHEPAVLFIDEIDAIASKRTESKTSGDAEVQRTMMQLLSEMDGFEDRGEIRIIAATNRFDMLDRAILRPGRFDRLIEVPKPDEEGRKLIFEIHTRNMNVADDVDFESLADEAEEASGADIKAICTEAGMFAIRDDRTEVRMADFEAAWEKIQAEDEDEDVSKTFA